A stretch of Imperialibacter roseus DNA encodes these proteins:
- a CDS encoding sensor histidine kinase, with protein sequence MQIRDKLTFLFLLIVALIMGASSLAIYYLSAQYRKQEFYERIENKARNVAKLLIEVEEVDAELLRKIEENNPVSLPNEEITIFDYQNQVLYSSEGVQTVEVNEALLNRIRLEGEVRFVFGNQEVLGVLFTDQYDRVVVVASATDIFGYRKLNNLRNVLFIVFGAGLLFTFISGRIFAQRTLSPISRVIAQVDAIGISNLSSRVDEGNQTDELAQLAGTFNDMLDRLEEAFKLQKNFIANASHELRTPLTAITGQLEVTLLSDRTAEDYKRTVNSVLDDIKNLNYLSNRLLLLAQASSESVESSFGSIRVDELLWQSAGELQKRNPSYKVSISFNEDLEDDQMTIVGNEQLIKTALLNLMDNGCKYSDPHEVQVSVEPDSGQLVLTFQDFGIGIDEEEQELIFEPFHRGSNAQNIKGHGIGLSLVQRIVKLHEGTLILISKKGKGSTFTLTLPVEKKN encoded by the coding sequence ATGCAAATCAGGGACAAGCTTACCTTCCTTTTCTTGCTGATAGTGGCGCTGATCATGGGCGCTTCTTCGTTAGCTATCTACTACTTATCGGCTCAGTACCGCAAACAAGAGTTTTATGAAAGGATAGAAAACAAAGCCAGAAATGTGGCCAAACTGCTTATTGAAGTAGAGGAGGTGGATGCAGAGCTGCTGCGGAAGATTGAGGAGAACAACCCGGTGAGCTTGCCAAATGAGGAGATTACCATTTTCGACTATCAAAATCAGGTGCTGTATAGTTCAGAAGGGGTGCAGACAGTGGAGGTGAATGAGGCTCTACTGAACAGGATAAGGCTTGAGGGGGAAGTCAGATTTGTATTCGGAAATCAGGAAGTGCTTGGAGTGCTTTTTACGGACCAATATGACAGAGTGGTGGTGGTGGCTTCGGCTACGGATATTTTTGGCTATCGAAAACTGAACAACCTGCGCAATGTGCTTTTCATCGTTTTCGGCGCAGGCCTGCTTTTTACCTTCATATCAGGGCGAATTTTTGCACAACGTACCCTAAGTCCTATTTCCCGGGTAATCGCCCAGGTCGACGCCATTGGTATCAGTAACCTGAGCAGCCGGGTAGACGAGGGAAATCAAACTGATGAGCTGGCGCAGCTGGCAGGCACATTCAACGACATGCTCGACAGGCTGGAAGAGGCCTTTAAGCTCCAGAAGAACTTCATTGCCAATGCCTCGCATGAGTTGCGAACGCCACTTACTGCTATTACCGGCCAGCTTGAAGTGACCTTGCTGAGCGACAGAACTGCCGAAGATTACAAGCGCACCGTAAATTCTGTTCTTGACGACATCAAGAACCTGAATTATCTGTCTAACCGGCTGCTGCTGCTTGCGCAGGCGAGCTCCGAGAGTGTTGAAAGCTCTTTCGGTTCCATAAGGGTGGACGAGCTTCTCTGGCAAAGCGCTGGTGAGCTCCAGAAAAGAAATCCATCATACAAGGTCTCAATATCGTTCAACGAGGATTTGGAGGATGATCAGATGACCATTGTCGGTAATGAGCAGTTGATAAAAACAGCTTTGCTCAACCTGATGGACAATGGGTGCAAATATTCTGATCCTCATGAGGTGCAGGTAAGCGTTGAACCAGACAGCGGACAGTTGGTGTTGACTTTCCAGGATTTTGGCATCGGAATAGACGAAGAAGAGCAGGAGCTGATTTTCGAACCTTTCCACCGGGGAAGCAACGCCCAAAACATCAAAGGCCATGGCATTGGGCTGTCGCTGGTGCAAAGAATAGTGAAACTGCACGAGGGGACGCTGATACTTATCTCAAAAAAGGGCAAGGGCAGCACTTTTACCCTGACGCTTCCGGTCGAGAAAAAAAATTAA
- a CDS encoding GNAT family N-acetyltransferase: MLEVKQREEDSKGSFYIEIEGRKMAEMTYSKAGTDRIIIDHTEVDGELRGQGAGRLMVESAVAYARAKKISIIPLCPFARSVFDKNPELRDVL; the protein is encoded by the coding sequence ATGCTAGAAGTAAAACAACGGGAAGAAGACTCAAAAGGATCATTCTACATAGAAATCGAAGGTCGCAAAATGGCCGAGATGACCTATAGCAAGGCTGGCACAGATCGTATCATTATCGACCACACCGAAGTGGACGGCGAATTGCGTGGTCAGGGTGCAGGTAGGCTAATGGTAGAAAGCGCCGTAGCTTATGCCAGAGCAAAGAAGATTAGCATCATCCCTCTTTGCCCCTTTGCCAGGTCCGTATTTGATAAGAACCCCGAATTAAGAGACGTGTTATGA
- a CDS encoding response regulator transcription factor, whose protein sequence is MNILLVEDEAKVASFIKQGLEEQGYVVDLATDGQMGLTLFLKGAYDVAVLDVIVPFISGVELCRAIKNNKPSLPVIMLTALGTTEDKVNGFEAGADDYLVKPFEFKELLLRLKALTRRSQREEVVSHVLTVADLTLDLDKKVAHRGNKQIDLTAKEFGLLEYLMRNKGRVVSKMDISEKVWDIDFDTGTNVVEVYINILRKKIDRDFEDKLIHTRIGMGYIFEKA, encoded by the coding sequence ATGAACATACTACTGGTAGAAGACGAAGCAAAGGTAGCATCATTTATCAAGCAGGGGCTTGAAGAGCAGGGCTATGTGGTTGACCTGGCTACTGACGGGCAAATGGGCCTAACGTTATTTCTAAAGGGAGCTTACGACGTCGCAGTCCTGGATGTGATAGTCCCCTTTATCAGCGGGGTAGAACTTTGTCGGGCTATAAAGAACAACAAACCCTCACTGCCGGTAATCATGCTCACTGCTTTGGGTACCACCGAAGACAAAGTCAACGGTTTTGAGGCTGGTGCCGACGACTATCTGGTCAAGCCTTTTGAATTCAAGGAGCTTTTACTCAGGCTCAAAGCACTCACCCGTCGAAGCCAGAGAGAGGAAGTAGTCTCTCATGTGCTGACAGTAGCTGACTTGACCCTAGATCTCGACAAAAAGGTGGCTCACCGGGGGAACAAACAAATAGACCTGACTGCCAAGGAATTTGGTTTGCTCGAATACCTGATGAGGAATAAAGGCAGAGTGGTGTCAAAAATGGATATTTCAGAGAAGGTGTGGGACATAGATTTTGATACGGGCACCAATGTGGTAGAAGTATATATCAATATCCTGAGGAAAAAGATAGACAGAGACTTTGAGGACAAGCTCATCCATACCCGGATAGGGATGGGGTATATTTTTGAAAAAGCCTAA
- a CDS encoding OsmC family protein, which yields MAEATATPNNTNFQVSAKIRQHEVLLDEPEEKGGGDTAPTPTELVCASLAACTTITLQMYIQHKGWEASVKSVNVVYETIDGIGTFRRQVVLQGHTPEQLPRLTSVANSCPIHKLLSKANPIDTRIR from the coding sequence ATGGCAGAAGCAACAGCAACTCCAAACAACACAAATTTTCAGGTGAGTGCAAAAATTCGCCAGCACGAAGTATTGCTCGATGAACCCGAAGAAAAAGGAGGGGGAGATACCGCCCCTACTCCCACCGAACTTGTTTGTGCAAGCCTTGCTGCCTGCACCACTATCACGTTGCAGATGTATATCCAGCACAAAGGGTGGGAGGCATCGGTGAAATCGGTGAACGTGGTTTACGAAACTATTGATGGTATAGGCACCTTCCGGCGGCAGGTAGTACTGCAAGGACATACACCGGAACAGCTGCCAAGGCTGACTTCTGTTGCCAATAGCTGCCCCATCCACAAGCTTCTTTCAAAAGCCAACCCAATAGATACCAGAATAAGATAA
- a CDS encoding helix-turn-helix transcriptional regulator — protein MSAPNVIVADTHELSVAGLLYLVHQAFESVQVETVKSRVALSNVLKNFPSGILIVNPYGVKDLDPASLLEVLADNPQVYPLLLVSRIDQEDLKPLIKFGAIGIITKNCSQREVLAALEAAIHQEKFVCNKVMEAFLAENDAADDLQSEKTLSEREIGVIRFIAKGLSTEEIGEELHLSPHTIHAHRKNILKKMNVKTPVELVVKAIREKLITV, from the coding sequence ATGTCTGCACCTAACGTAATCGTAGCTGATACACATGAGTTGTCCGTTGCCGGGTTATTATACCTGGTGCATCAAGCTTTTGAATCCGTACAGGTAGAAACGGTCAAGAGCCGTGTTGCATTGAGCAACGTCCTGAAAAATTTTCCGTCCGGCATCCTTATAGTCAATCCATATGGGGTGAAAGACCTGGATCCAGCGAGTCTCTTAGAAGTGCTTGCTGACAACCCTCAAGTATACCCTCTCCTACTTGTTTCCCGCATCGATCAGGAAGACTTAAAGCCGCTGATCAAATTCGGTGCCATTGGCATCATCACCAAAAACTGCAGCCAACGGGAGGTTTTGGCCGCCCTGGAAGCTGCGATTCATCAGGAAAAATTCGTTTGCAACAAAGTGATGGAAGCCTTCCTGGCCGAAAACGACGCAGCCGACGACCTGCAGTCAGAGAAAACGCTTTCTGAAAGAGAAATCGGGGTTATCCGGTTCATAGCCAAAGGCCTGTCAACAGAAGAAATTGGAGAGGAGCTGCACCTCAGCCCTCATACCATTCACGCCCATCGCAAAAACATCCTGAAGAAAATGAATGTGAAGACGCCGGTGGAGCTCGTCGTAAAAGCGATACGGGAGAAGCTTATTACGGTTTAA
- a CDS encoding (4Fe-4S)-binding protein → MADKIKEYSNGEVTIIWQAENCQHSEKCWRGLPGVFNYKERPWIKPEGGTTEEIIEQVKKCPSGALTYRMTSK, encoded by the coding sequence ATGGCCGACAAGATAAAAGAGTATAGCAATGGCGAAGTGACCATCATTTGGCAGGCTGAAAACTGCCAGCACTCTGAAAAATGCTGGAGAGGCTTGCCCGGAGTTTTCAACTACAAGGAACGTCCCTGGATAAAGCCTGAAGGCGGAACGACTGAAGAAATTATTGAGCAGGTAAAGAAATGTCCATCGGGTGCCCTTACCTACAGAATGACGAGCAAATAG
- a CDS encoding GNAT family N-acetyltransferase codes for MNLDAYETINNPDKKRFELEIDGVLSVIEYTFKKSTNQMFLVHTEVDPSLRGKGVASKIVKEALDIIRKEGHELVPLCPFVVAFLKKHKEYHDLMNEKNQARFK; via the coding sequence ATGAACCTGGACGCTTATGAGACTATCAATAACCCCGACAAAAAGAGGTTTGAGTTAGAGATTGATGGTGTTCTGTCTGTGATAGAATACACGTTTAAGAAATCAACTAATCAAATGTTCCTTGTTCATACAGAGGTTGATCCGTCGTTAAGAGGAAAAGGTGTGGCCAGTAAAATTGTGAAAGAAGCACTGGACATTATTAGAAAAGAAGGCCACGAACTGGTACCGCTCTGTCCGTTTGTGGTAGCATTTTTGAAAAAACACAAGGAGTACCATGACTTGATGAATGAGAAAAACCAAGCACGATTTAAATAA
- a CDS encoding MFS transporter produces the protein MNNGAVAATMANETTNKATFSILVALSISHLLNDTMQSLIPSIYPMVKENYQLTFSQIGLITLTFQLTASLLQPVVGAFTDKRPQPFSLAAGMGFTLLGLLGMSMAGSFTMILVSAAFIGLGSSVFHPEASRMAHMASGGRHGMAQSLFQVGGNAGSSLGPLLAALIIVPLGQFHVIWFSLLALLAMIILANVGKWYKFQLVVKSRKAKRAVAEPEKIFALPVKKVVWSLTILLLLIFSKYIYMTSMSSYFTFYLIQKFDVSVKASQLYLFMFLFAVAAGTFLGGPMGDRFGRKYVIWFSILGAAPFTLILPYASLFWTGVLSVVIGLILSSAFSAILVYAQELVPGKVGMIAGLFFGLAFGTAGIGSALLGELADRTSIEYVFAICSFLPLLGIIAVLLPGRKELQAG, from the coding sequence ATGAACAACGGAGCAGTTGCGGCCACCATGGCCAACGAAACCACCAACAAAGCCACATTTTCCATTTTGGTGGCTCTTAGTATTTCACACCTGTTGAACGACACTATGCAGTCGCTGATCCCATCCATTTACCCGATGGTGAAGGAGAATTATCAGCTCACATTTAGCCAGATTGGCTTGATTACACTTACGTTTCAGCTGACTGCCTCCCTGCTTCAGCCTGTAGTGGGTGCATTTACAGATAAGCGGCCACAGCCATTTTCACTTGCTGCTGGAATGGGCTTCACCCTATTAGGGCTGCTGGGTATGTCTATGGCCGGAAGCTTCACCATGATTCTTGTGTCAGCGGCTTTTATAGGCCTGGGTTCATCTGTTTTTCATCCGGAAGCCTCCCGCATGGCGCACATGGCGTCCGGCGGCCGTCATGGAATGGCTCAGTCGTTGTTTCAGGTGGGTGGCAATGCGGGAAGCTCCCTGGGGCCGTTGCTAGCAGCGTTGATCATTGTCCCGCTTGGGCAATTTCACGTCATATGGTTTTCTCTGCTGGCCTTGTTGGCGATGATTATATTGGCCAACGTCGGCAAATGGTACAAGTTTCAGTTGGTGGTTAAGAGCAGGAAAGCCAAGCGAGCCGTTGCCGAGCCGGAGAAAATATTCGCCCTTCCGGTAAAGAAGGTAGTCTGGTCGTTGACTATTTTGTTATTGCTCATTTTTTCCAAGTATATCTATATGACCAGCATGAGCAGCTATTTTACTTTTTACCTGATTCAAAAATTTGATGTGTCGGTAAAAGCATCGCAGCTGTACTTATTTATGTTCCTTTTTGCTGTCGCTGCCGGCACCTTCCTGGGAGGCCCCATGGGAGATCGGTTTGGTCGCAAGTATGTGATCTGGTTCTCGATACTTGGCGCAGCGCCTTTTACACTGATACTGCCTTACGCCAGCCTGTTCTGGACGGGAGTATTAAGCGTAGTTATTGGACTCATATTGTCGTCAGCTTTCTCCGCCATTCTCGTTTATGCCCAGGAGTTGGTGCCTGGGAAAGTGGGCATGATTGCCGGACTGTTCTTTGGCCTGGCTTTCGGTACCGCCGGCATCGGGTCGGCCTTGCTCGGGGAACTAGCTGATAGAACCAGCATTGAATATGTTTTTGCTATTTGTTCTTTCCTGCCTCTGTTGGGTATTATAGCTGTGCTCTTGCCGGGCAGAAAGGAGCTCCAGGCTGGTTAA
- a CDS encoding pirin family protein, translating to MKTILHKANTRGHANHGWLNSYHTFSFAQYYDPERLHFGVLRVLNDDTVSGSMGFGTHPHDNMEIISIPLSGDLEHQDSMGNKQVIRQGDVQVLSAGTGIYHSEKNFHKDKEVKFLQIWMFPNKKDVTPRYDQITLDADKKHNAWQQVLSPNADDEGVWVHQNAWFSMTKLDAGKSLDYQVKGKGNGLYYFILEGDVEVDGQKLGKRDGFGVWETELSKLTASTNAEVLLMEVPMN from the coding sequence ATGAAAACTATTTTGCACAAAGCCAATACGAGAGGACATGCTAACCACGGTTGGCTCAATTCCTATCACACTTTCAGTTTTGCACAATACTACGATCCTGAAAGATTGCATTTTGGTGTTTTAAGGGTTTTGAACGATGACACCGTTAGCGGTAGCATGGGCTTTGGCACTCACCCACACGACAATATGGAAATCATCTCCATTCCATTGTCAGGCGACCTTGAGCATCAGGACAGCATGGGGAACAAACAGGTGATAAGGCAGGGAGATGTGCAGGTACTGAGTGCCGGCACAGGCATCTACCATAGTGAGAAGAACTTCCACAAAGACAAAGAAGTGAAATTCCTTCAAATCTGGATGTTCCCCAACAAAAAGGATGTGACACCCCGCTATGACCAGATCACCCTGGACGCTGACAAAAAACACAATGCATGGCAGCAGGTGTTGTCGCCCAATGCGGATGATGAAGGTGTTTGGGTACACCAAAACGCCTGGTTTAGCATGACCAAACTGGACGCAGGCAAGTCGCTCGACTATCAGGTAAAAGGAAAAGGCAATGGGCTCTACTACTTTATTCTGGAAGGCGATGTAGAAGTGGACGGGCAGAAACTGGGAAAACGAGATGGCTTCGGAGTGTGGGAAACCGAACTGAGTAAGCTAACTGCTTCCACCAATGCGGAGGTGTTGCTCATGGAAGTGCCAATGAACTAA